A genomic segment from Gilvibacter sp. SZ-19 encodes:
- the asnB gene encoding asparagine synthase B, whose protein sequence is MCGIVCAFDLKQPAEQLRPQLLTMAKCLRHRGPDWSGIYDHPKAILAHERLAIVDPTSGKQPLFSEDKKLVLAANGEIYNHQYWRTQFQDSYNFQTKSDCEVILALYKEKGADFIDDLNGMFGFALYDVEQDAYLIARDHMGIIPLYMGWDKDGTFYVASELKALEGVCTKIELFPPGHYLYSKDGELKKWYTRDWMDYQAVKDNPSSITELREALDAAVHRQLMSDVPYGVLLSGGLDSSITSALAKRYADKRIESGDQEAAWWPQLHSFAIGLEGSPDLAAAQKVADHLDTVHHEIKFTIQEGLDAIRDVIYHLETYDITTVRASTPMYLMARAIKAMGIKMVLSGEGSDEIFGGYLYFHKAPSAEEFHKETVRKLSTLHQYDCLRANKSLAAWGIEGRVPFLDKEFMDVAMRLNPEDKMIKEGRIEKWILRKAFEDMLPQEVAWRQKEQFSDGVGYNWIDTLKAQVEELVSDEQLANAHFRFPVQPPTSKEEFYYRSIFEEHFPSETAAWSVPSVPSVACSSPVALEWDESFKNQNDPSGRAVANVHEQAY, encoded by the coding sequence ATGTGTGGAATTGTATGCGCCTTCGACCTTAAGCAGCCAGCAGAACAACTGCGGCCTCAACTATTAACCATGGCCAAATGCCTCAGGCATCGCGGCCCAGACTGGAGCGGTATCTACGATCATCCCAAGGCTATCTTGGCCCACGAACGTCTGGCGATTGTTGACCCAACCTCTGGAAAACAACCGCTATTTAGCGAAGACAAGAAATTAGTATTAGCTGCAAACGGAGAGATCTATAATCATCAATATTGGCGCACACAATTCCAAGACAGCTATAATTTTCAGACCAAATCGGACTGTGAAGTGATCTTGGCCTTGTATAAGGAAAAAGGAGCCGATTTCATTGACGATCTGAACGGAATGTTTGGTTTTGCATTGTATGATGTGGAGCAGGACGCTTACCTGATTGCTAGAGACCATATGGGTATTATTCCGCTTTATATGGGCTGGGACAAGGACGGAACATTCTATGTCGCTTCGGAACTCAAAGCCTTAGAAGGGGTTTGTACCAAGATCGAATTGTTCCCTCCCGGACATTATCTATACAGCAAGGACGGAGAACTCAAAAAGTGGTACACCAGAGATTGGATGGACTACCAGGCAGTGAAAGACAACCCAAGTAGCATAACAGAGTTGCGCGAAGCTTTAGACGCCGCAGTTCACCGCCAATTGATGTCTGATGTGCCATACGGAGTGTTACTTTCGGGAGGACTGGATTCTTCTATAACTTCTGCCCTAGCGAAACGCTATGCGGACAAGCGCATAGAGTCCGGTGACCAAGAGGCTGCCTGGTGGCCACAATTGCATTCTTTTGCCATTGGCTTAGAAGGATCTCCGGATCTGGCTGCCGCGCAGAAAGTGGCGGATCATCTGGATACCGTGCATCACGAAATAAAATTCACTATACAAGAAGGTTTAGATGCTATTCGCGATGTGATCTACCATCTAGAAACTTATGATATCACCACAGTGCGTGCATCAACGCCTATGTATTTGATGGCGCGAGCGATCAAAGCTATGGGGATAAAAATGGTGCTCTCTGGAGAAGGTAGTGACGAGATCTTTGGGGGTTATTTGTATTTCCACAAAGCACCTAGCGCAGAAGAATTCCACAAAGAGACAGTGAGAAAATTAAGTACCCTACACCAATATGATTGCCTGCGCGCAAACAAATCTTTAGCTGCTTGGGGAATTGAAGGGCGGGTTCCTTTCTTAGACAAAGAGTTTATGGATGTGGCCATGCGCTTAAACCCAGAAGACAAAATGATCAAAGAAGGGCGCATTGAAAAGTGGATCCTGCGCAAAGCATTTGAAGACATGCTACCGCAAGAAGTCGCTTGGAGGCAGAAAGAACAGTTCAGCGATGGCGTGGGTTACAACTGGATCGATACCCTAAAGGCGCAAGTAGAAGAACTGGTGAGCGATGAGCAGTTAGCCAATGCTCACTTTAGATTCCCGGTACAACCCCCAACCTCTAAAGAAGAGTTCTATTACCGCAGTATTTTTGAAGAACACTTCCCTAGTGAAACGGCAGCATGGAGCGTTCCATCTGTACCTTCTGTGGCCTGCAGTTCACCCGTTGCTCTTGAGTGGGATGAAAGTTTTAAAAACCAGAACGACCCGAGTGGCCGTGCTGTAGCCAATGTGCACGAACAGGCCTACTAG
- a CDS encoding SDR family oxidoreductase, with protein MLAGKTFLITGIADEQSLAMYTAKEIIKNGGKVICTALGVSKHHGDLSERAQAYLNKNFSDFQDSVHSALGPDVMTAVLDVTLEENVADFAAELKAKGIALDGLLHAIAMDKTIRNKQVKPLLEVTRDEFCDTIDVSAYSLIRLTHYLLHADVLQRGASICSISYIAAEKVTFHPYRNMSIAKAALERITVELADELGRSHAMRVNAVRFSPYMGSKAGTATLMPEDVSTSDRMSPLGNATPEDLAKEIVHLFRPDVRITGEIRHVDGGYHVTG; from the coding sequence ATGTTAGCAGGAAAGACTTTTTTAATTACTGGAATTGCAGACGAGCAGTCCTTGGCCATGTATACCGCCAAAGAGATCATTAAGAACGGAGGCAAGGTTATATGTACAGCCCTTGGTGTAAGTAAGCATCACGGTGACCTCTCTGAGCGAGCTCAGGCTTATTTGAACAAGAACTTCTCAGATTTTCAAGATTCCGTACACAGTGCTTTGGGGCCAGATGTAATGACAGCTGTGCTCGATGTAACGCTAGAGGAGAACGTGGCCGATTTTGCTGCTGAGCTTAAGGCCAAAGGCATTGCCTTAGACGGTCTGTTACATGCAATTGCCATGGATAAGACCATCAGAAATAAACAGGTGAAACCACTTTTAGAGGTGACACGTGATGAATTTTGCGACACTATAGACGTTTCTGCCTACTCGCTTATTCGCTTGACACATTACCTTTTGCATGCTGATGTTTTACAGCGTGGCGCTTCTATTTGTTCTATCAGTTATATCGCAGCGGAGAAGGTGACCTTCCATCCCTATAGAAATATGAGCATCGCTAAGGCTGCACTAGAAAGGATCACTGTTGAATTGGCAGATGAGTTAGGTCGTAGCCACGCCATGCGTGTCAATGCCGTGCGTTTCTCTCCCTATATGGGCAGTAAGGCAGGTACGGCAACTCTCATGCCAGAAGATGTTTCCACTTCAGATAGAATGAGCCCCCTGGGGAATGCTACCCCAGAGGACTTGGCTAAAGAGATCGTGCATTTGTTCCGCCCAGATGTCCGCATCACCGGAGAGATCAGACATGTAGATGGCGGCTATCACGTTACTGGCTAG
- a CDS encoding 3-oxoacyl-ACP synthase III family protein: MRAYIKGTGSYTPAKVVPNSFFEAVGSSDEWIYKRLGIKERRVVSDETTSDLATEAAKRALADAGLVPMDLDLIVVATATPDRPAPSCACFVQEKLGAFGAVAFDISAVCSGALFAMATGAQYINSGMFKRVMIIGADTFSNITDWNRRDSVFFGDGAGAIILEATEEDKGFVDFLLHTDGRGKDGFTVYAGGSEQPASEETLSSGGHYFTMDGKAVFETATAVVPQSIETLLSRNEVKVNELRYMLPHQPSIGILKTIAQKIGLPFEKVKTNMDKYANTSGGTIPIVLDETLKSDPPANGDYLLFAAVGAGWTWGTALYKW; encoded by the coding sequence TTTTTTTGAAGCAGTAGGTTCTTCGGACGAATGGATCTACAAACGTTTAGGAATTAAAGAACGTCGTGTTGTAAGCGATGAAACCACGAGCGATCTGGCAACAGAGGCAGCCAAGCGGGCATTAGCAGATGCTGGTTTGGTTCCGATGGATCTGGATCTAATAGTAGTAGCAACAGCAACTCCAGACAGGCCCGCGCCTTCTTGTGCGTGCTTTGTACAGGAAAAATTAGGGGCTTTTGGTGCCGTGGCCTTTGATATCTCCGCAGTATGCTCCGGAGCACTTTTTGCCATGGCAACTGGTGCGCAATACATTAATTCGGGGATGTTCAAGCGTGTTATGATCATAGGAGCAGATACCTTTTCCAATATCACCGATTGGAACCGCCGCGATTCCGTTTTCTTTGGCGACGGTGCCGGAGCAATAATTCTAGAGGCAACCGAGGAGGACAAAGGCTTTGTAGACTTTTTGTTGCATACGGATGGGCGAGGCAAGGACGGATTTACTGTATATGCAGGTGGGTCAGAACAACCTGCCTCCGAGGAAACACTTTCCAGTGGCGGACATTATTTTACCATGGATGGCAAGGCAGTCTTTGAAACTGCCACTGCTGTTGTACCACAGAGTATAGAGACCTTGCTCAGTCGCAATGAGGTAAAGGTGAATGAACTGCGCTATATGCTGCCACATCAGCCTAGTATTGGCATACTCAAGACAATCGCGCAAAAAATAGGCTTGCCTTTTGAAAAGGTAAAGACCAATATGGATAAATACGCCAACACCTCTGGCGGGACCATACCTATAGTGTTAGACGAAACGCTCAAAAGTGACCCACCCGCAAATGGAGATTATTTACTCTTTGCAGCTGTTGGTGCTGGCTGGACCTGGGGAACAGCTTTATATAAATGGTAA